One region of Oryza sativa Japonica Group chromosome 10, ASM3414082v1 genomic DNA includes:
- the LOC4348177 gene encoding nucleolar protein 12, which produces MPPAAAAEAEISPPPPAADGGAIADTAEAGVAAEKESDGMEVEDRGEVVSQEATAVKPDEAEEPEEDPEEVGEGAEEAPAAGPGDVAAAAAESGPVAMEAGDGEPALEVAITAHEPVEEEPKDVMETGEEAIEPEEDEEPEEAEVEEDEEPEELEMEEEEPEDADSEESMEEEAGSEVSEEEAAADDMKEIADKDSEEAQDEDKHGDNHKGEVADQLSNDEDVGGRENDESPNDELDTSLLVLDSVPDGNDKTLELFVGGLPKDCVEEDIRVVFSQCGEVESIRIVKKRKRIAFVRYADISATKKALTEFKDGIKVNGKSVRVSVAEPHRKSSEQKALTKVKTVYLEHFPRSWDERNIEECCEGYGNIQKVNILRSKKKVVSFVEFSSRKSALACVEGISKAKINDREVKLAASLARPQSKVQLANESSKGGFNVHSGATSKSPDKSKMKKDQTDETIVKKSQLKLLKGDESKLPSKDDVEVPQTSTHSKGKAKVGKRQNTSIDERPSKKSRESGESKLTSQDEGEVGKSKSKSVNERPLKKASKNRDDVKLPSQSGLEEPQTSNRSKRKRKVRKNRSTTVNERPVEKAWKNRNIKHPAGSRYVTSNQAYPTVGATSRSKPHSHDLAPHAGFIPPSSRVQRTPARDHQRTAPYNIRQISGSPYARERVAPRPAYSVHTSNAAGYEAGYAYTYLPPPPPPPPSISYHPPPPASISYHPGSGPYIIRRYY; this is translated from the exons atgcctcccgctgccgccgcggaggcggagaTCTCCCCGCCGCCCCCGGCGGCCGACGGGGGGGCCATAGCGGATACGGCGGAGGCTGGTGTCGCGGCTGAGAAGGAGAGTGACGGGATGGAGGTGGAGGATCGCGGCGAGGTGGTCTCCCAGGAGGCCACGGCGGTGAAGCCGGATGAGGCGGAGGAGCCCGAGGAGGATCCTGAGGAAGTCGGCGAGGGGGccgaggaggcgccggcggcgggtccTGGAGacgtcgcggccgccgcggctgaGTCGGGGCCCGTCGCGATGGAGGCCGGTGATGGGGAGCCGGCGCTGGAGGTGGCCATTACTGCCCATGAGCCGGTGGAAGAGGAGCCCAAGGATGTAATGGAGACGGGCGAGGAAGCAATAGAgccggaggaggatgaggaacCAGAAGAGGCAGAGgtagaggaggatgaggaaCCAGAAGAgttggagatggaggaggaggaacctGAAGATGCAGATTCAGAGGAGtcgatggaggaggaggcaggcTCAGAGGTCTCTGAAGAAGAAGCTGCGGCGGATG ACATGAAGGAAATAGCTGACAAGGATTctgaagaagctcaagatgaAGATAAACATGGGGATAATCATAAGGGTGAAGTTGCTGACCAATTGAGCAATGATGAGGATGTTGGTGGACGTGAAAATGATGAATCACCAAATGATGAACTCGACACCTCATTGCTTGTGCTGGATTCAGTTCCAGATGGGAATGACAAAACCCTTGAATTATTTGTCGGTGGCTTGCCTAAGGACTGTGTTGAAGAGGACATTAGAGTGGTGTTTTCTCAATGTGGAGAGGTTGAATCTATTAGAATAGTTAAAAAGAGAAAGCGCATTGCATTCGTTCGTTATGCAGATATCAGTGCCACAAAGAAGGCTCTTACTGAATTTAAGGATGGAATCAAG GTAAATGGCAAAAGTGTCAGAGTATCTGTTGCTGAACCTCATAGAAAATCTAGTGAGCAGAAGGCTCTTACGAAG GTTAAAACAGTATATCTGGAACATTTTCCTCGTTCTTGGGATGAGAGAAATATCGAAGAATGCTGTGAAGGATATGGGAATATTCAAAAAGTTAACATTTTGCGGTCAAAAAAGAAAGTTGTTTCTTTTGTTGAATTCTCATCACGGAAGAGTGCGTTAGCTTGTGTCGAAGGAATAAGCAAGGCCAAGATCAATGATAGGGAAGTTAAG TTGGCTGCAAGTCTTGCTCGACCACAATCTAAAGTTCAACTGGCCAATGAGAGTAGTAAGGGTGGTTTCAATGTCCACAGTGGTGCAACTTCTAAAAGTCCTGATAAATCTAAAATGAAAAAGGACCAGACAGACGAGACTATTGTGAAGAAATCACAGCTTAAATTGTTGAAAGGTGATGAGAGCAAGCTGCCCTCCAAAGATGATGTGGAAGTGCCACAAACATCAACCCATTCCAAAGGAAAAGCGAAAGTTGGAAAGCGTCAAAATACATCTATAGATGAAAGGCCATCAAAGAAATCACGGGAGAGTG GTGAGAGCAAGCTGACCTCTCAAGATGAAGGGGAAGTCGGGAAGAGCAAAAGTAAATCTGTAAATGAAAGGCCATTGAAGAAAGCATCGAAAAACC GTGATGACGTTAAGCTGCCTTCGCAAAGTGGTTTGGAAGAACCACAAACATCCAACCGTTCTAAGCGCAAAAGGAAAGTCCGGAAGAATAGAAGTACAACTGTAAATGAAAGACCAGTGGAGAAAGCATGGAAGAATC GAAATATTAAGCATCCTGCAGGTTCTCGATATGTAACTAGCAACCAAGCTTACCCCACTGTGGGTGCAACTTCCAGATCTAAACCACATTCCCATGATTTG GCACCTCATGCTGGATTCATCCCTCCTTCAAGTCGTGTTCAAAGGACTCCTGCACGTGATCACCAaag AACTGCACCGTACAATATCCGTCAGATCAGTGGTTCTCCTTATGCTAGAG AAAGAGTAGCTCCGCGACCAGCATATTCTGTTCACACAAGCAATGCTGCTGGATACGAG GCTGGATATGCATACACCTACcttcccccaccaccaccacctccacctagTATATCTTATCATCCACCTCCTCCGGCAAGTATATCTTATCATCCGGGGAGTGGCCCATACATCATACGAAGATACTACTGA
- the LOC9272017 gene encoding deoxyribodipyrimidine photo-lyase, whose product MPPTSVSPPRTAPGPANPSPAHPSRVRVIHPGGGKPGGPVVYWMLRDQRLADNWALLHAAGLAAASASPLAVAFALFPRPFLLSARRRQLGFLLRGLRRLAADAAARHLPFFLFTGGPAEIPALVRRLGASTLVADFSPLRPVREALDAVVGDLRREAPGVAVHQVDAHNVVPVWTASAKMEYSAKTFRGKVSKVMDEYLVEFPELPAVVPWDREQPEGVDWDALIARVCSEAENVPEIDWCEPGEEAAIEALLGSKDGFLTKRIKSYETDRNDPTKPRALSGLSPYLHFGHISAQRCALEAKKCRHLSPKSVDAFLEELVVRRELADNFCYYQPQYDSLSGAWEWARKTLMDHAADKREHIYTREQLENAKTHDPLWNASQLEMVHHGKMHGFMRMYWAKKILEWTSGPEEALSTAIYLNDKYEIDGRDPSGYVGCMWSICGLHDQGWKERPVFGKIRYMNYAGCKRKFDVDAYISYVKRLAGQSKKRNAEESPNPVVKLSKSQH is encoded by the exons ATGCCGCCGACCTCAGTGAGCCCACCAAGAACAGCGCCGGGGCCGGCGAACCCGAGCCCGGCACACCCGTCCCGCGTGCGGGTGATCCACCCGGGCGGCGGGAAGCCCGGTGGGCCGGTGGTGTACTGGATGCTGCGGGACCAGCGGCTCGCCGACAACTGGGCgctcctccacgccgccggcctcgccgccgcctccgcgtccccGCTCGCCGTCGCGTTCGCGCTGTTCCCGAggcccttcctcctctccgcccgccgccgccagctcgggttcctcctccgcggcctccgccgcctcgccgccgacgccgccgcccgccacctccccttcttcctcttcacCG gtgggcccgcgGAGATCCCGGCGCTGGTGCGGCGCCTTGGTGCGTCGACGCTGGTCGCCGACTTCTCGCCGCTGCGGCCGGTGAGGGAGGCGCTCGACGCGGTGGTCGGCGACCTGCGGCGGGAGGCGCCCGGCGTGGCCGTGCACCAG GTGGACGCGCACAACGTGGTGCCTGTGTGGACGGCGTCGGCGAAGATGGAGTATTCAGCCAAGACCTTCAGAGGCAAGGTGAGCAAGGTGATGGATGAGTACCTTGTGGAGTTCCCTGAATTGCCGGCGGTGGTGCCATGGGACAGGGAGCAGCCGGAGGGGGTCGACTGGGACGCACTCATCGCCAGGGTTTGCAG TGAGGCGGAGAATGTGCCGGAGATTGACTGGTGTGAGCCTGGAGAGGAAGCAGCCATAGAGGCGCTTCTCGGCAGCAAGGATGGATTCCTGACGAAGAGGATCAAGAGCTATGAAACTGACCGGAATGATCCCACGAAACCACGGGCATTGTCTGGGCTTTCACCATACCTTCATTTTGGGCACATTTCGGCACAGCGGTGTGCGCTCGAGGCAAAGAAATGCCGACATCTTAGTCCCAAG TCCGTCGATGCTTTCTTGGAGGAATTGGTTGTAAGGAGGGAATTAGCTGACAACTTCTGCTATTACCAACCTCAATATGATTCGCTGTCTGGTGCATGGGAATGGGCAAGGAAGACACTGATGGATCATGCTGCTGATAAAAGAGAGCATATCTATAC GAGGGAACAGCTTGAGAATGCCAAAACACATGATCCT TTGTGGAATGCATCGCAGTTGGAGATGGTTCACCATGGAAAAATGCATGGATTCATGAG AATGTACTGGGCCAAAAAGATTCTAGAATGGACTAGTGGACCAGAAGAAGCACTTTCAACTGCAATTTATTTAAATGACAAG TATGAGATAGATGGCAGGGACCCCAGTGGTTACGTCGGATGTATGTGGTCCATATGTGGCCTCCATGATCAG GGTTGGAAGGAGCGTCCAGTATTTGGAAAGATACGTTACATGAATTACGCTGGCTGCAAGAGAAAATTCGATGTTGACGCTTACATTTCTTATGTCAAGAGATTAGCTGGTCAATCCAAGAAGAGGAACGCTGAGGAGTCTCCAAATCCTGTAGTCAAGCTTTCCAAGTCTCAGCACTAA
- the LOC136351050 gene encoding uncharacterized protein translates to MSLPRRFLNLIVENGADPGIRSLSCIDLTRYPLFHPPLPTATTMEACSSSSIISQQQQTADAFNTKNKHADGAAFMVQEKFQLPDPIFSFKAQAADPDYGWNIDCFPLADRKVVCVDQSGRAFLFDADTDQVVTMPSLNKPKWRPFSLFVPGTDNDGGDGEGNSLYIMEKSPKSEAGCSARCIDQFEAFVYRKPTVTASFMSWYCQLLPPPPYVRDYAYSQRRHRITSYAVVAGDDDGSWRILVSAEDAGTYCLDVASNMWSRVGEWTLPFLGKVEYVPELKLWFGLSAEDQLLAAADLSAMDSQPELVSSWKELEQNRVWQVTQDPQLVNLGSGRFCIARFIEKLELGGDFDNKLTWQDFVILTGVEVTKVVNHGNCSGNRNGRVELQMTTHKSRFHLANGAYIDAVF, encoded by the coding sequence ATGAGCCTCCCGCGGCGGTTTCTGAATCTGATCGTGGAGAACGGGGCGGATCCTGGCATCAGATCACTTAGCTGCATCGACTTGACACGCTACCCACTCTTTCACCCACCGTTACCAACGGCAACAACAATGGAagcgtgcagcagcagcagcattatTTCGCAGCAACAACAGACTGCTGATGCCTTCAATACGAAGAACAAACATGCGGATGGGGCAGCGTTTATGGTGCAGGAGAAGTTCCAGCTTCCCGACCCAATCTTCAGCTTCAAAGCTCAAGCGGCTGATCCTGATTACGGGTGGAATATCGACTGCTTCCCGCTTGCAGATCGCAAGGTTGTCTGCGTGGACCAGTCTGGCCGCGCATTCCTCTTCGACGCCGACACAGACCAGGTGGTGACAATGCCAAGCCTCAACAAACCCAAGTGGAGGCCCTTCTCCCTCTTCGTCCCCGGCACggacaacgacggcggcgatggtgaaGGCAACAGTCTCTACATCATGGAGAAAAGCCCCAAATCAGAGGCGGGGTGTAGCGCGCGGTGCATCGATCAGTTCGAGGCCTTTGTCTACCGCAAGCCCACGGTGACAGCGTCGTTCATGTCGTGGTACTGCCAGCTGCTCCCGCCACCGCCATACGTCCGCGATTACGCCTACAGCCAGAGACGCCATCGAATCACATCCTATGCCGTGGTtgccggcgatgacgacggttCGTGGCGCATCCTCGTATCGGCTGAGGACGCAGGAACCTACTGTTTGGACGTGGCCAGCAACATGTGGAGTCGAGTGGGCGAGTGGACGCTACCCTTCTTGGGCAAGGTCGAGTATGTTCCCGAGCTCAAGCTCTGGTTTGGCCTCTCTGCCGAGGACCAGCTGTTGGCTGCTGCTGATCTGTCAGCCATGGATTCCCAGCCAGAGCTAGTTAGCAGTTGGAAGGAACTTGAACAAAACAGGGTATGGCAGGTAACACAGGATCCTCAACTTGTTAACCTGGGCTCAGGCAGGTTCTGCATCGCAAGGTTCATTGAAAAACTGGAGTTGGGTGGCGATTTTGACAATAAATTGACTTGGCAGGATTTTGTAATCTTGACCGGTGTGGAGGTAACCAAGGTTGTGAATCACGGCAATTGCAGCGGAAACAGAAATGGGAGAGTGGAGCTTCAAATGACCACGCACAAGTCGCGATTTCACTTGGCTAATGGGGCTTACATTGATGCTGTGTTCTGA